One window of Streptococcus suis genomic DNA carries:
- a CDS encoding rRNA pseudouridine synthase yields the protein MRLDKFLVDCGVGSRTEVKKILKSKQVTVNGQVETSPKAQIDEQADQIAVAGQGLTHEKYVYYLLNKPKGVISATDDDKHRTVLDLLDDTDRYKEVFPVGRLDIDTHGLLLLTNNGPLAHVMLSPKKHVDKIYQAQIDGIMDEADRLAFENGIELKDFACQPAKLEILALDEEKNQSTVRITIREGKFHQVKRMVQARGKTVTDLQRLSMGPLRLDSQLALGDYRRLTVEELTSLEGFGVEL from the coding sequence ATGCGATTAGATAAATTTTTGGTGGACTGCGGTGTCGGCAGTCGGACCGAGGTCAAAAAAATCTTGAAAAGCAAGCAAGTCACGGTCAACGGACAAGTGGAGACGTCGCCCAAGGCTCAGATCGATGAGCAGGCTGACCAGATAGCAGTTGCAGGTCAAGGATTGACGCATGAAAAATATGTCTACTATCTACTCAACAAGCCTAAGGGCGTCATTTCGGCGACAGATGACGACAAGCATCGGACGGTTTTGGATTTGCTGGATGACACGGATCGTTACAAGGAAGTTTTTCCAGTTGGGCGACTAGACATTGACACCCACGGACTCCTGCTCTTGACCAATAATGGTCCTTTGGCTCATGTCATGCTGTCGCCCAAGAAACACGTGGATAAGATCTATCAAGCTCAGATTGACGGAATCATGGATGAGGCAGATAGGCTTGCTTTTGAAAATGGGATTGAGCTGAAAGATTTTGCCTGTCAACCAGCCAAGCTGGAGATTCTTGCCCTAGATGAGGAAAAAAATCAATCTACCGTCCGCATCACGATTCGAGAGGGCAAATTTCACCAGGTCAAACGTATGGTGCAGGCGCGTGGTAAGACGGTTACGGATTTACAACGCTTGTCCATGGGACCCTTGCGCTTGGATTCGCAATTGGCTCTGGGAGATTACAGAAGGTTGACAGTGGAGGAGTTGACCAGTTTGGAAGGATTCGGAGTGGAGCTGTAA
- the def gene encoding peptide deformylase: MSVIERLTKAAHLIDMDDIIREGHPTLRQVAEEVAFPLSDQEIILGEKMMQFLKHSQDPVMAEKMKLRGGVGLAAPQIDVSKRIIAVLVPNPEDEEGNPPAQAYSLQEVMYNPKIVAHSVQEAAMEGGEGCLSVDREVQGYVVRHARVTVDYMDKNGEKHRIKLKGFNAIVVQHEIDHLNGVMFYDRIDPEHPFAVKEGMLVIE; the protein is encoded by the coding sequence ATGTCTGTTATTGAACGATTGACAAAAGCTGCCCATTTGATTGACATGGATGACATCATCCGTGAAGGGCATCCAACCCTACGCCAGGTCGCTGAAGAAGTTGCATTTCCCCTATCTGACCAAGAAATTATTTTGGGCGAAAAAATGATGCAGTTCCTCAAGCATTCCCAGGATCCTGTCATGGCTGAAAAAATGAAACTCCGGGGCGGAGTTGGTCTAGCAGCACCTCAGATTGACGTTTCCAAACGCATCATTGCTGTCTTAGTCCCAAATCCAGAAGATGAAGAAGGCAACCCACCTGCCCAAGCCTACTCCCTCCAAGAGGTCATGTACAACCCTAAAATCGTGGCCCATTCTGTCCAAGAAGCTGCTATGGAAGGGGGCGAGGGCTGCCTATCCGTTGACCGCGAAGTCCAAGGCTACGTTGTCCGCCATGCGCGCGTGACTGTTGACTACATGGACAAAAACGGCGAAAAACACCGTATCAAACTCAAAGGCTTTAATGCCATCGTGGTCCAACACGAAATCGACCACCTCAACGGTGTCATGTTCTACGACCGCATTGACCCAGAACACCCATTTGCCGTTAAAGAAGGCATGTTGGTGATTGAATAA
- a CDS encoding DUF2975 domain-containing protein — MSQPHPTYEDWSISLTKTCLILLFLASILLMCTGTWVVDLVIIYPSPLLQGDTRYLTLLIFGYLLGFLALIFLFHLYQLVAHIGKNQVFVAENVRSLQVLGWEMALATLISFGLGVTCYVPMLLITVAGLALTLVMRVVRNAFGKAVELQDEVDYTI, encoded by the coding sequence ATGTCACAACCACATCCGACCTATGAAGACTGGAGTATCAGTCTGACCAAAACTTGTTTAATCCTTCTTTTCTTGGCCTCCATCCTGCTCATGTGCACGGGTACATGGGTAGTTGATTTGGTTATCATCTACCCTTCTCCTTTGCTCCAAGGAGACACGCGCTACCTGACCCTGCTGATTTTCGGTTATCTTTTGGGCTTTTTGGCGCTGATTTTCCTCTTCCATCTCTACCAATTGGTGGCGCACATCGGGAAAAATCAAGTATTTGTCGCAGAAAATGTCCGCAGTTTACAAGTCTTGGGCTGGGAAATGGCGCTTGCTACCCTGATTTCATTCGGTCTGGGGGTCACTTGCTACGTGCCCATGCTCTTAATTACAGTTGCTGGTCTCGCCTTGACCTTGGTCATGCGCGTTGTTCGCAATGCCTTTGGTAAAGCCGTCGAACTGCAAGATGAAGTTGACTATACGATTTAA
- a CDS encoding MFS transporter — translation MKRILEKASLLALSTMLVSTFAVSPAIPQMIEHFAQQGIAAAQVENLITVTSFAIMVTLLANGLVVRFLSERNIIIAGLLLMAVGGALPVFLTAYPLILLARILLGLGIGLINARAINIIGNFFTGQERVQMMGLRGSAEVLGSAGLTLLVGWLTQFGWQPAFLVYLFALVILALFLLFVPKEELLARMEVKVEEDAPKVKLDKTMWMMGIYLAFLAFFVINVNTFLTIRIPQIVLAKGIGTAQQASLILSLMQVMGIVAGTVFSSLVGRLKGWLLAVSYVVFGLAVVGIAFADNLWMLGLGGMVSGFFYSIILTIVFSQVTDRAPKALLNAVMTIVLMGCNIGGATSAILPTYLERLNPTPTGAFGIYAIGCALISAGLIYKQIRK, via the coding sequence ATGAAAAGAATTTTAGAAAAAGCCAGTTTGCTGGCCCTATCCACCATGCTGGTTTCGACATTTGCTGTCTCGCCAGCTATTCCACAGATGATTGAGCATTTTGCCCAGCAGGGAATTGCAGCGGCCCAGGTGGAAAACTTAATTACGGTGACCTCTTTTGCTATTATGGTTACTCTATTGGCAAATGGTCTAGTTGTCCGTTTTTTGTCTGAACGAAACATTATCATTGCAGGGCTTTTGCTTATGGCCGTCGGTGGAGCTTTACCGGTGTTTCTAACCGCCTATCCTCTGATTTTGCTGGCTCGTATCTTGCTTGGTTTAGGGATTGGCTTGATCAATGCGCGTGCTATTAATATCATCGGTAATTTTTTCACCGGTCAGGAGCGGGTGCAGATGATGGGCTTGCGTGGTTCAGCAGAAGTTTTGGGAAGCGCAGGGCTTACCCTCCTTGTCGGTTGGTTGACCCAGTTTGGTTGGCAACCTGCCTTCTTGGTCTACCTTTTTGCCTTGGTCATCTTGGCTCTCTTCCTTCTCTTTGTGCCCAAGGAAGAATTACTGGCTCGCATGGAGGTAAAGGTTGAGGAGGACGCGCCCAAGGTCAAACTGGACAAGACCATGTGGATGATGGGCATTTATCTGGCATTCTTAGCCTTCTTTGTTATCAACGTCAATACCTTCCTGACCATTCGTATTCCTCAGATTGTTTTAGCCAAGGGCATCGGTACTGCTCAGCAAGCCAGTCTCATTCTCAGTCTTATGCAGGTCATGGGGATTGTAGCAGGGACGGTCTTTAGTAGCTTAGTTGGTCGTTTGAAGGGCTGGCTTTTAGCTGTTTCCTACGTGGTCTTTGGGCTCGCGGTTGTCGGCATTGCCTTTGCGGATAATCTCTGGATGCTGGGGCTCGGTGGTATGGTGTCAGGATTTTTCTACAGCATCATTCTAACCATTGTCTTTAGTCAGGTAACAGACCGTGCACCCAAGGCCTTGCTCAATGCGGTCATGACAATCGTCCTTATGGGCTGCAATATCGGCGGTGCGACATCTGCTATCTTGCCGACTTATCTGGAAAGGCTCAATCCAACCCCAACAGGTGCCTTTGGGATTTACGCCATCGGCTGTGCTTTGATAAGCGCAGGCTTGATTTATAAACAAATTCGTAAATAG
- a CDS encoding helix-turn-helix transcriptional regulator gives MIQINLDIIMAQKRISAGRLAELIELTPANLSILKNNKAKAIRFSTLNALCRELGCQPGDILEYVPDEEDEHEG, from the coding sequence ATGATACAAATCAATTTAGATATTATTATGGCTCAAAAGCGGATTAGCGCCGGTCGTCTGGCAGAATTGATTGAGCTGACGCCTGCCAACCTGTCGATTTTGAAAAATAACAAGGCCAAGGCCATCCGTTTTTCGACCTTAAATGCCCTCTGCCGTGAATTGGGCTGCCAACCGGGGGATATTTTAGAATATGTCCCCGATGAGGAGGATGAACATGAAGGTTAA
- a CDS encoding purine permease, whose product MSQKTRTEQSSEMLYGIDQQPPKGMAVLLAFQHILAAFAGIIAVPLVVASALGLSVEDTSIMVSASIFVAGIATILQSKGIGPVGSRVSGMMGTDFTFANPAISVGSQLGIAGIVGATIAGSFVEIILSRFVKPLMRFFPPLITGTVVSLIGITLMPVSMDWAAGGAGASDYASVENISIAFTVLVFTLALNHYGKGMLKTASVFFGMVFGYILCIFLGKVDLSAVGEAAWFALPKIFHYGVKFDLSSILAFIPAYVVSLIGTVGIMMAIGEASNQKISSERAANGVLADGVGSLIAGVFGAGPNTAFSQNVGLITLTKVASRHVMILAGIILTLLGVFPKLSALISIMPQPVLGGVGIIMFGLVAAQGIKTLATIKIGDRELLIISIAFALGIGVTVRPELLSHLPSALQMVFSSGISTGTLAALLLNVVLKEK is encoded by the coding sequence ATGTCTCAGAAAACAAGAACGGAGCAGTCTTCCGAAATGCTATACGGAATTGATCAACAACCACCAAAAGGGATGGCTGTTTTGCTTGCTTTTCAGCATATTTTAGCAGCTTTTGCAGGAATCATCGCAGTGCCTCTTGTCGTTGCAAGTGCCTTGGGATTATCGGTAGAAGATACGTCTATTATGGTATCGGCTTCAATCTTTGTTGCTGGTATTGCCACCATTTTGCAATCGAAAGGTATTGGCCCAGTAGGTTCACGTGTCTCTGGTATGATGGGGACGGACTTTACCTTTGCCAATCCAGCGATCAGCGTTGGTAGTCAGTTGGGAATTGCTGGTATCGTGGGTGCAACCATTGCTGGTTCATTTGTAGAAATCATTTTGAGTCGTTTTGTGAAACCCTTGATGCGTTTCTTTCCGCCATTGATTACAGGAACTGTTGTTTCCCTCATTGGTATTACCCTCATGCCAGTTAGTATGGACTGGGCAGCTGGTGGAGCTGGCGCTTCAGACTATGCTTCTGTTGAAAATATCAGTATTGCCTTTACCGTCTTGGTCTTTACCTTGGCTTTAAATCATTATGGTAAAGGAATGCTGAAAACAGCCTCTGTTTTCTTTGGGATGGTTTTTGGTTACATCTTGTGTATTTTTCTTGGAAAAGTTGATTTATCGGCTGTTGGAGAAGCAGCCTGGTTTGCTCTTCCTAAAATTTTCCATTACGGTGTAAAATTTGACCTATCTTCCATTCTAGCCTTCATTCCAGCCTATGTCGTATCCTTGATTGGTACAGTCGGAATTATGATGGCCATTGGAGAAGCCTCAAATCAAAAGATTTCTTCTGAGCGGGCAGCAAATGGTGTTCTGGCAGACGGAGTTGGTTCCTTGATTGCTGGTGTTTTTGGGGCTGGTCCAAATACAGCCTTCTCACAAAACGTTGGCCTCATTACTTTGACAAAAGTTGCTAGTCGTCATGTTATGATTCTTGCGGGTATTATTCTTACTTTACTTGGTGTCTTTCCAAAATTATCTGCCTTGATTTCCATCATGCCCCAACCTGTTCTTGGTGGTGTTGGCATTATCATGTTTGGTTTGGTAGCTGCCCAAGGAATTAAGACTCTTGCAACGATTAAAATTGGGGACCGTGAGCTCTTGATTATTTCCATTGCCTTTGCGCTTGGGATTGGAGTGACCGTTCGTCCAGAATTATTGAGTCATCTGCCATCAGCTCTTCAAATGGTCTTCTCATCTGGTATTTCAACAGGAACCTTGGCAGCTCTCTTACTTAATGTTGTTTTGAAAGAAAAATAA
- a CDS encoding xanthine phosphoribosyltransferase, with amino-acid sequence MKTLEERILKDGQILGENILKVDSFLTHQVDFRLMKEMGQVLADTYRSKEITKVVTIEASGIAPAIYVAESLEVPMIFAKKHKNITMTEGILTAEVYSFTKQVTSTVSIASKFLSPEDKVLIVDDFLANGQAAKGLIDIIQQAGATVVGVGIVIEKSFQDGRQLLIDAGVPVTSLARIDRFENGRVVFAPADI; translated from the coding sequence ATGAAAACATTAGAAGAACGTATTTTAAAAGATGGTCAGATATTAGGAGAAAACATCTTAAAAGTTGACTCATTCTTGACCCATCAGGTTGATTTTCGCTTGATGAAAGAAATGGGGCAGGTCTTGGCAGATACCTATCGCTCTAAAGAAATTACCAAGGTTGTCACGATCGAAGCCTCAGGTATTGCACCAGCTATCTATGTTGCAGAAAGTTTAGAAGTTCCGATGATTTTTGCTAAAAAGCATAAAAATATTACTATGACCGAAGGCATTTTGACCGCCGAAGTCTATTCATTTACCAAGCAAGTCACCAGCACGGTCTCCATCGCTAGCAAATTCCTCAGTCCAGAGGACAAGGTGCTGATTGTCGATGATTTCTTGGCCAACGGACAGGCAGCCAAGGGCTTGATTGACATTATCCAGCAAGCGGGCGCTACCGTGGTCGGTGTCGGCATTGTCATCGAAAAATCCTTCCAAGACGGGCGTCAACTGCTCATTGATGCCGGCGTTCCTGTCACATCTCTGGCTAGAATTGACCGTTTTGAAAATGGACGGGTCGTCTTTGCACCAGCAGATATTTAA
- a CDS encoding DUF4173 domain-containing protein, which translates to MKVKSISNQTISPINPALSPTKNRIAQLTPAERQVFNTGRWLSYLLAYLYIYIFFDYQPRLLLLFSLGMIALVELGQFLSTEKRLNKPNLESIIFASSCLLQALALSIWDFRESIEMLQLLALHTSFVCYVLARNGWLAQGRIGVLFWYDVLQGFILLPFKHFLLRLHFATFKEDKPEQTGQSLARFRFILLLTVSSILTFFLVYFVWQQLSQVSQTFSLATGDLGKRIDNFIQGLLSGWDFNLLFGRFIFSLPVGAWLFGLVAGSLLYYPKKSLTYSQFQDQLKPLRIFPTLSVYLLLGSLLTIYLLFFVTSLTEIGDLLALNGISPQTASTVAVTGFWQLVRVCLVNFAVLAGAYIFADKPLWERKSTRLLLTLVFISASLFALLAAWKLFGIYIYLYGPTPLRLLSGWFVTVLIVWCALALIRFHKPIQAIRYAIFYALISFTLLTYLHPIILG; encoded by the coding sequence ATGAAGGTTAAAAGCATTTCTAACCAGACCATTTCCCCAATCAATCCCGCTCTTTCCCCGACAAAGAACCGGATTGCCCAGCTGACTCCGGCTGAAAGACAGGTCTTTAACACTGGACGCTGGCTCAGCTACCTACTGGCCTATCTCTATATCTATATTTTCTTCGATTACCAGCCTCGACTTCTCCTTCTCTTTAGCTTGGGAATGATAGCGCTGGTGGAGCTCGGACAATTTTTATCCACGGAAAAAAGATTAAACAAGCCTAACTTAGAAAGTATCATCTTTGCCAGCTCCTGCCTGCTGCAAGCCTTAGCCCTATCGATTTGGGACTTTCGCGAATCGATTGAGATGTTACAACTGCTAGCTCTCCACACCAGTTTCGTCTGTTATGTTCTCGCACGAAATGGTTGGCTGGCACAAGGACGAATTGGTGTTCTCTTCTGGTATGATGTGCTACAAGGTTTTATCCTCTTGCCCTTCAAACACTTCTTACTTCGCCTGCATTTTGCGACTTTTAAAGAAGATAAACCAGAACAGACCGGACAATCACTTGCCCGCTTCCGCTTTATCCTTCTCTTAACTGTCAGCTCCATTCTCACCTTTTTCCTTGTTTACTTTGTTTGGCAGCAGCTGTCGCAGGTATCACAAACCTTCTCTCTAGCAACTGGCGACCTCGGGAAAAGGATTGACAATTTTATTCAAGGTTTGCTTTCTGGCTGGGATTTCAATCTCCTTTTCGGACGCTTTATCTTCTCTCTACCTGTCGGTGCTTGGTTATTCGGCTTGGTAGCTGGCAGCTTGCTCTATTATCCGAAAAAATCACTGACCTATTCGCAATTTCAGGACCAACTGAAACCGCTACGTATCTTTCCTACCCTGTCTGTCTATCTCCTACTGGGCAGTTTATTGACCATCTACCTGCTCTTTTTCGTCACCAGTTTGACCGAAATTGGGGATTTGCTGGCACTCAATGGCATTTCTCCTCAGACTGCCTCGACAGTTGCCGTTACAGGTTTTTGGCAATTGGTCCGGGTCTGCTTGGTCAACTTTGCAGTCTTAGCAGGGGCCTATATCTTTGCGGACAAACCACTCTGGGAGCGAAAAAGCACCCGCTTGCTCCTGACCTTGGTCTTTATCAGCGCCAGTCTCTTTGCCCTATTAGCCGCTTGGAAATTGTTTGGCATCTATATCTACCTCTACGGACCAACACCCCTGCGACTCCTATCAGGTTGGTTCGTTACCGTTCTGATTGTTTGGTGCGCTTTGGCTCTCATCCGTTTCCACAAACCTATCCAAGCCATCCGCTACGCCATCTTCTATGCCCTCATCAGTTTTACCCTCTTGACCTATCTCCATCCCATTATTTTGGGATAA